DNA sequence from the Streptomyces sp. CA-210063 genome:
GCTGCACCGGTTCACCGAGGCGATCGCCGCGCATGCGGGAGTGCGGCCCGGGGCGATGCGGCTGGATGACTGGCGGGATGTGCTCACCGCCGCGCTGGAGGTGGTGAACCGGGCACCGGGGGCGCCGCTGATCGTCATCGACGAACTGCCGTACCTGCTCCAGCACTCCCCGGAGATCCCTGGATTCCTGCAACTGCTGTACGACCAGTCGCAGTCGGGCAAGGCGCCCGGCGGTCGCATCGTGCTGTGCGGCTCGGCCATGAGCGTGATGTCCGAGCTGCTGTCCGGCACCAAGCCGCTGCGCGGCCGCGCCGTGCTGGACCTGCGCCTGCCGGCCTTCGACTACCGCACCGCCCGCACCCACTGGGGGATCGAGAACCCGGCGATGGCGCTGCAGGTCGATGCTGTGCTGGGCGGCGCCCCCGGCTACCGGCCGCTGACTGTGGGGCCGGCGCCGCAGAGCGAGGCGGAGTTCGCTCCCTGGGTCGAACGCACCCTGCTGGACCCGGGACGGGCCCTCTACTCCCGGGTGGAGGCGGAGTACCTGCTGCGCGAGGACCCGCGGATCACCCACCGCACCCTGTACTACGACGTACTGTCCGCGGTCGCACGGGGCGCCTCGACCCCGGCGAAGGTCGGCTCGATGCTGGAGCGCTCCCGCTCCGCCATGGTCGCTCCGCTGGAGGTGCTCGAGTCCACCGGCTACGTCCGCAAGGAACAGGACCTGCTGAAGGCACGGCACCCCGTCATCAGCGTCGCGGACCCGGTGATCCGCTTCAACCAGCTGATCACCCTGCCCACGGTGGACCTGGTGGAGCGGCGGCGCGGATCCCAGGTGTGGCAGTCGTCCCTGCCGACATACCACTCGAAGATCCTCGGCCCGCACTTCGAGGAGACCACGCGCGAATGGGCCCGCTCCTTCGCCATCGACGAGACGGGACTGTCGCTCGGTGCGATGGGCACGGCGGAGATCGCCGACCCGGCCGCCCGGACCAAGCACGAGGTCAAGCTCGCCCTAACCCCCGGCGAGCGCCCGCAAAGCCCGCGGGCCGCCATCGCCCTGATCGGGGAGGCCAAGGCCACCGTCCAGCCCCGCGGGCTCAAGGACCTCGAGCGCCTCGAACACATCCGGGTCCTCCTCACCGACCAGGGGCACCGGCCCGATGACGCGGTTCTGGCCCTGTTCTCCCTGCACGGCTTCCACTCCGACGTCATCGACGCCGCCGGGCGCCGCCGCGATGTTCTCCTGGTCGACATCGCTGCGCTGTACGGCGACGGACCCGTCCGCGGCCTGACATGACATGGGTCAGTGTTGCGTGACTCACGGACGGCGATCGCCGCAAGGTCTGCTGCCAGGATGAGCCCGGCCATCAAGGCCATCGCTACAGGGCACCGACTCCCGGGCGGGTAGCGGGGCGGCCATTCCACAGAGCCTTTGGGGCCTCGGGGAGGGGGCGAGCCGCCATCAGGTAGCTCGCCCCCTCAAGGGTGTTCGGTCAGGCCATGACAGGCTCGGGTTCAGCAGCGTTGGGTGTCAGCCGACCGGCCCGGTGAAGCCCGTACAGGGACCCGGCGCAGGCCACGCCGAGGACGAGCAGCGTCAGCCACGGCAGCGCGGACATGCCGGCCGCCCGGGCGGCGTCAAGGGCGGCTCCGGTGAGCAGGTTGCCCAGGGTGATGCCGACACCGCAGATGGTGTTGTAGAGCCCGTAATGGGTGGCGACGAGACGGTCACCGGAGAGCCGGACGATCGTGTCCATCTCGAAGGGGTACGCGATCATCGTGCCCAGGGCCAGCAGCAGTGCGGCCAGCGTCGGCGGGACGGCGGCGAGCAGCCGGCGTCCGATCCCCTCGTCGGGCACGGGCAGAGCCGTCGCCGCGAGGAGCGGCACGAACGCCAGCCCCATGCTCAGCAGCCCCCAGGCGAGGGCCTGTCCGGGCTCCCACCGCGCCTTGCACCACGCCGTCACCCGGGTCTGGCCGAAGATGGTGGCGAGACCGGACGCGGCGAAGAGCAGCGCGACGGCAGCCGTCCCGAATTCCCCCTCGCCTCCGAGGCGTCGTACCTCCAGTGGCAGCGCCAGGTAGACCTGGAAGGACAGAACGTACGAGCCGATCATGGCCGTGGAGAAGAGCAGGAAGGCGCGGTTGCGCAGGATCCCGCCCCACTGGGACAGCACCCGCACCCGCTCACCGCGGTTCGCGCTCGTCGCGTCGTCCGCTCGGCGAGCTGGCAGAGCCCGGATCTGCACAACGCTCAGCAGGGCGAAGATCACCGCCGAGACGA
Encoded proteins:
- a CDS encoding AAA family ATPase, with product MGGRLGKPERLLDRDHEWALLNDFLADPAPELRLAIVSGRRRNGKSFLLEALTEAVGGLYLTAVQEEGRVPALHRFTEAIAAHAGVRPGAMRLDDWRDVLTAALEVVNRAPGAPLIVIDELPYLLQHSPEIPGFLQLLYDQSQSGKAPGGRIVLCGSAMSVMSELLSGTKPLRGRAVLDLRLPAFDYRTARTHWGIENPAMALQVDAVLGGAPGYRPLTVGPAPQSEAEFAPWVERTLLDPGRALYSRVEAEYLLREDPRITHRTLYYDVLSAVARGASTPAKVGSMLERSRSAMVAPLEVLESTGYVRKEQDLLKARHPVISVADPVIRFNQLITLPTVDLVERRRGSQVWQSSLPTYHSKILGPHFEETTREWARSFAIDETGLSLGAMGTAEIADPAARTKHEVKLALTPGERPQSPRAAIALIGEAKATVQPRGLKDLERLEHIRVLLTDQGHRPDDAVLALFSLHGFHSDVIDAAGRRRDVLLVDIAALYGDGPVRGLT
- a CDS encoding MDR family MFS transporter, encoding MKATLTQVRSYDRSVQLLMVNQFTINLGFYMLMPYLAAHLSGTLGLAGWLVGLVLGVRNFSQQGMFLIGGTLADRLGYKPLIVAGCVLRTVGFATLGLVDSVPALLAASAATGFAGALFNPAVRAYLAADAGERRVEAFALFNVFYQAGILLGPLVGMLLTGVDFRITCLVSAVIFALLSVVQIRALPARRADDATSANRGERVRVLSQWGGILRNRAFLLFSTAMIGSYVLSFQVYLALPLEVRRLGGEGEFGTAAVALLFAASGLATIFGQTRVTAWCKARWEPGQALAWGLLSMGLAFVPLLAATALPVPDEGIGRRLLAAVPPTLAALLLALGTMIAYPFEMDTIVRLSGDRLVATHYGLYNTICGVGITLGNLLTGAALDAARAAGMSALPWLTLLVLGVACAGSLYGLHRAGRLTPNAAEPEPVMA